The proteins below come from a single Balaenoptera acutorostrata chromosome 2, mBalAcu1.1, whole genome shotgun sequence genomic window:
- the LOC130707139 gene encoding peroxisomal multifunctional enzyme type 2-like — protein sequence MLRVNDLGGDFMGVGKGSLAADKVVEEIRRKGGRAVANYDSVEAGEKVVKTALDAFGRIDVVINNAGILRDRSFGRISDEDWDIIQRVHLRGSFLVTRAAWDHMKKQKFGRIIMTSSASGIYGNFGQANYCAAKLGLLGLSNCLAVEGEKSNIHCNTIAPTAGSRLTQNILPDDLLEALKPDYVAPLVLWLCHESCEENGGLFEVGAGWIGKLQWERTLGAIVRQRTQPMTPEAVKANWTKICDFDNATKPQRIQDSIGGIIEALNKIDSDGGVSANHTSNVTSTATSGFAGAIGHKLPPFPSSYTELDTIMYALGVGASLKEPKDLKFIYEGSSDFSCLPTFGVILAQKSIMGGGLAEIPGLSVNLAKVLHGEQYLELYKPLPRAALILLVSCLDFRHPYLEVIQGQGFEGVGGSMIIVDWSPQL from the exons ATGTTACGTG TGAATGATCTAGGAGGGGACTTCATGGGAGTTGGTAAAGGCTCCTTAGCTGCTGATAAGGttgttgaagaaataagaaggaaaggcgGAAGAGCAGTGGCCAACTATG ATTCAgtggaagcaggagagaaggtTGTGAAGACAGCACTGGATGCTTTTGGAAGAATAG atGTTGTGATCAACAATGCTGg aattttgaggGACCGTTCCTTTGGTAGAATAAGTGATGAAGACTGgg ATATCATCCAGAGAGTTCATTTGCGGGGCTCATTCCTGGTGACCCGGGCAGCGTGGGatcacatgaagaaacagaaatttggaag gatCATCATGACTTCATCGGCTTCAGGAATATATGGCAACTTTGGCCAGGCAAATTATTGTGCTGCAAAGCTGGGTCTTCTGGGCCTTTCAAATTGTCTTGCAGTTGAAGGCGAGAAAAGCAACATTCATTGTAACACTATTGCCCCTACTGCTGGATCACGGTTGACCCAGAACATTTTGCCTGATG atcttctggaagctctgaagcCAGATTACGTGGCACCCCTGGTCCTTTGGCTTTGCCATGAGAgttgtgaggaaaatggtggCTTGTTTGAG GTTGGAGCAGGATGGATTGGAAAAT TACAATGGGAGCGGACCCTTGGAGCCATTGTAAGAcagaggactcagccaatgactcCTGAGGCGGTGAAGGCTAACTGGACGAAGATCTGTGACTTTGATAATGCCACCAAGCCTCAGAGAATTCAAG aCTCAATTGGCGGTATAATTGAAgctctaaataaaatagattcagaTGGAGGAGTTTCGGCAAATCATACCAGTAATGTGACATCAACAGCTACATCAGGATTT GCTGGAGCTATTGGCCATAAACTTCctccatttccttcttcttataCGGAACTGGACACTATTATGTATGCCCTTGGAGTGGGAGCATCTCTCAAGGAACCGaaagatttgaaatttatttatgaagggaGTTCTGATTTCTCCTGTTTGCCTACCTTCGGAGTTATTCTAGCTCAGAAATCTATAATGGGTGGAGGATTAGCAGAGATTCCTGGGCTCTCAGTCAACTTGGCAAAG GTTCTTCATGGGGAGCAGTACTTGGAGTTATATAAACCACTTCCCAGAGCAG